From one Deltaproteobacteria bacterium genomic stretch:
- a CDS encoding winged helix-turn-helix transcriptional regulator, translated as MPPHCEDRVLSESEKDAFRRTVRGFFRDRGRKLPWRETRDPYRILVSEIMLQQTQVPRVLEKYEAFLAEFPDIRSLAAAPLHEVLAAWQGLGYNRRAAYLKKAAEMILSDFNGTVPSSPEKLKKLPGIGEATASAVCAFAFNQPVVFVETNIRAVYIHHFFGDEHPVSDARLLPLVAKTLDRRDPRGWYNALMDYGVYLKKEYGNPARRSAHHHRQAPFEGSNRQVRGAVLRVLLEHGGITQGSLIRLLPFDASRVLQCLEELEREGLIRGKKGHFEIA; from the coding sequence ATGCCGCCTCATTGTGAAGACAGGGTCCTGAGCGAGAGCGAGAAGGATGCGTTCAGAAGGACCGTGCGCGGGTTTTTCCGCGACCGGGGAAGAAAACTGCCCTGGAGGGAGACCCGGGACCCTTACCGTATACTCGTTTCCGAGATCATGCTTCAACAGACGCAGGTCCCGCGGGTCCTGGAAAAATACGAAGCCTTTCTTGCCGAGTTTCCCGATATCCGGTCCCTTGCCGCGGCGCCGCTCCACGAGGTCTTGGCGGCCTGGCAGGGGCTCGGCTACAATCGCCGGGCAGCCTACCTGAAAAAAGCGGCCGAAATGATCCTGTCCGATTTCAACGGGACCGTCCCTTCATCGCCGGAGAAGCTGAAAAAACTCCCGGGTATCGGGGAGGCGACAGCGAGCGCCGTCTGCGCCTTTGCCTTTAATCAACCTGTCGTTTTCGTGGAGACCAACATTCGGGCCGTCTATATTCACCATTTCTTCGGAGATGAACATCCCGTCAGCGATGCACGGCTCCTGCCACTGGTCGCCAAGACGCTCGACCGGAGGGATCCCCGCGGATGGTACAACGCCCTCATGGATTACGGGGTCTACCTCAAGAAGGAATACGGCAATCCCGCCAGGCGAAGCGCCCATCACCACAGGCAGGCGCCCTTTGAGGGCTCCAACCGCCAGGTCAGAGGGGCCGTGCTCCGGGTATTGCTGGAGCATGGCGGGATAACGCAGGGATCGCTTATCCGGTTGCTGCCCTTTGATGCATCACGAGTTCTACAGTGTCTGGAGGAACTTGAACGGGAAGGCCTGATCCGCGGGAAGAAAGGGCATTTCGAGATAGCCTGA
- a CDS encoding acyl-CoA dehydrogenase family protein translates to MSLLESCYTQEHSIFRESIRRFFDKEVTPYVEEWEKAGIVPRELWTKFGAQGFLCPWLPEEYGGVGADFLYSLIAVEEAASTHCGGFVFPLHSDIIVPYISAYGNEEQKNRWLPGCVTGEYITAVAMTEPGTGSDLAAIRTTAVKNGNNYILNGQKTFISNGILSNLVIVAAKTDPNPESPYAGLSLIVVEGGTPGFERGRNLEKVGLHSQDTAEMSFVDCVVPAENLLGQEGRGFYYLMEKLQQERIVSAMMSQVFAEEALRLTIEYTKSREAFGRPISRFQYISFELAKMATDVELGRTFMESLILDHMAGKELVKKASMAKYWIAEMLNEVVGKCVQFHGGYGYMEEYPIARLFRDARVQTIYAGTSEIMLLIISRYLGL, encoded by the coding sequence ATGTCGTTACTGGAAAGCTGCTACACACAGGAACACTCGATATTCAGGGAATCAATACGACGGTTCTTCGACAAGGAAGTGACCCCCTACGTTGAGGAATGGGAAAAGGCGGGCATCGTTCCCCGCGAGTTATGGACGAAATTCGGCGCACAGGGGTTTCTCTGTCCCTGGCTTCCCGAGGAATACGGTGGTGTCGGGGCCGATTTTCTCTATTCGCTCATCGCGGTAGAGGAAGCCGCGAGCACACACTGCGGGGGGTTCGTCTTTCCCCTGCACTCGGACATCATCGTGCCCTATATTTCCGCTTACGGAAATGAGGAACAGAAGAATCGCTGGCTCCCCGGCTGCGTGACGGGTGAATACATCACCGCCGTCGCCATGACCGAACCGGGGACCGGGTCCGACCTCGCGGCCATCCGGACAACGGCGGTCAAGAACGGGAACAACTATATCCTGAACGGCCAGAAGACGTTCATATCGAACGGCATCCTGAGCAACCTCGTCATCGTGGCGGCAAAGACGGATCCGAATCCCGAGTCACCCTATGCGGGATTGTCGCTCATCGTCGTCGAGGGGGGTACGCCGGGATTCGAACGGGGCAGGAACCTCGAGAAGGTCGGCCTCCATTCCCAGGATACGGCCGAGATGTCCTTCGTTGATTGCGTCGTCCCCGCCGAGAACCTGCTGGGACAGGAGGGACGGGGATTCTACTATCTCATGGAAAAGCTCCAGCAGGAGCGTATCGTTTCGGCCATGATGAGCCAGGTCTTCGCCGAGGAAGCGCTTCGCCTCACCATTGAATACACGAAAAGCCGCGAGGCCTTCGGCCGTCCCATCAGCCGGTTCCAGTACATCTCCTTCGAACTGGCCAAAATGGCCACGGACGTGGAACTGGGTCGAACCTTCATGGAAAGCCTCATTCTGGACCACATGGCGGGCAAGGAACTGGTCAAGAAGGCTTCCATGGCGAAATATTGGATTGCGGAAATGCTTAATGAAGTGGTAGGAAAGTGCGTGCAGTTTCACGGCGGCTACGGGTACATGGAGGAATATCCCATCGCCCGCCTCTTCAGGGACGCCCGGGTTCAGACCATTTACGCGGGCACATCGGAGATAATGCTCTTGATCATATCCCGGTACCTGGGATTGTAA
- a CDS encoding formylglycine-generating enzyme family protein: MQHGKNRAALPVTSIGMWVFILSALTVISGCGLFHKAPLPDMSQTSFINSVGMSFTLIKAGTFTMGSSLKEPGRTAAETSHTVRLTRPFYLQTTEVTQGQWKAVMGRNPSYFKRCGDECPVEQVSWNDTILFIEKLNEMEDTGRYRLPTEAEWEYACRARVRKTFYTGPCIDTGQANFNGLYPLEGCPAGDYRNTSIPCGSYEPNPWGLYDMCGNVWEWCEDWYGDHPGDVQSDPEGADDGTQRVVKGGAWNSMGRQIRPASRMGVPPAGFTNYIGFRVACSY; the protein is encoded by the coding sequence ATGCAGCATGGGAAGAACAGGGCTGCTCTACCAGTTACTTCTATAGGTATGTGGGTCTTTATTCTTTCAGCATTGACCGTCATCTCCGGCTGCGGCCTGTTCCATAAGGCACCCCTGCCGGACATGTCCCAGACTTCCTTTATCAACAGTGTTGGAATGAGCTTCACTCTCATTAAAGCCGGTACGTTCACCATGGGGAGCTCTTTGAAGGAGCCCGGCAGAACGGCGGCGGAGACATCTCATACGGTGCGGCTTACCAGACCCTTTTACCTGCAGACGACCGAGGTGACCCAGGGGCAGTGGAAGGCCGTCATGGGTCGGAATCCTTCTTACTTCAAGAGATGCGGGGATGAATGCCCCGTGGAGCAGGTATCATGGAATGATACGATCCTGTTCATAGAAAAACTCAATGAAATGGAAGATACAGGGCGGTACCGCCTTCCCACGGAAGCCGAGTGGGAATATGCATGCAGGGCACGGGTCCGCAAAACCTTCTATACCGGTCCCTGTATCGACACGGGACAGGCGAACTTCAACGGTCTGTACCCCCTTGAAGGCTGCCCCGCCGGGGACTATAGAAACACCTCTATCCCCTGTGGAAGCTATGAGCCCAATCCCTGGGGGCTGTATGACATGTGCGGGAATGTGTGGGAATGGTGCGAAGACTGGTACGGGGACCATCCCGGTGATGTCCAGTCAGACCCTGAGGGTGCCGATGATGGGACACAAAGGGTCGTCAAGGGAGGTGCCTGGAACAGCATGGGTAGGCAGATACGTCCGGCGAGCCGTATGGGGGTCCCCCCCGCGGGGTTCACCAATTATATCGGCTTCCGGGTGGCGTGCAGTTATTGA
- a CDS encoding patatin-like phospholipase family protein, whose protein sequence is MERNARFDSMVFAGGGSRCLWQVGFWSRVDPHLGLSTARIAGVSAGAAMACMLRSGRMSASFERFKKATAENRRNFYPLNLFNERPLFPHLAMYRESVLSAIDEAALERIRNGPDILVLMTRPPRWSGVRMAMLIGMLCYAVEKKLFAPVHPTFASRAGFRSEVVSVRECATPDDLADLLLQSSCTPPFTPVMYRNGGPVLDGGLIDNVPVRILGKGSGNTLVLLTRSYREDRIPRIPGRTYVQPSRPITVYKWDYTNPQGLQDAFDLGCEDGERFLRYS, encoded by the coding sequence ATGGAAAGGAACGCTCGATTCGACTCCATGGTCTTCGCCGGTGGCGGGAGCCGGTGCCTGTGGCAGGTAGGGTTCTGGTCCCGGGTGGACCCCCATCTGGGGCTTTCCACGGCACGGATAGCCGGCGTAAGCGCCGGGGCCGCCATGGCCTGCATGCTTCGCTCGGGCAGGATGAGTGCTTCCTTTGAACGTTTCAAGAAGGCAACGGCTGAAAACCGGCGCAATTTCTACCCCCTGAATCTTTTCAACGAACGCCCCCTCTTTCCCCACCTTGCCATGTACCGCGAGAGCGTCCTGTCCGCCATCGACGAAGCCGCCCTGGAACGTATCCGGAACGGTCCCGATATCCTGGTCCTGATGACCAGACCGCCCCGCTGGTCAGGGGTACGGATGGCCATGCTCATCGGCATGCTCTGTTATGCCGTCGAAAAAAAGCTCTTTGCGCCGGTTCATCCGACCTTCGCTTCCCGTGCGGGGTTCCGCTCTGAGGTCGTTTCCGTCAGGGAATGCGCGACACCCGACGACCTCGCCGACCTCCTGCTGCAATCATCCTGCACGCCGCCCTTCACGCCGGTCATGTACAGAAATGGCGGCCCGGTCCTCGACGGCGGGCTGATCGATAACGTGCCGGTGCGAATTCTTGGAAAAGGAAGCGGCAACACCCTGGTCCTTCTGACGCGGTCGTACCGGGAAGACAGGATCCCCCGCATTCCGGGAAGGACATATGTTCAGCCCTCCCGGCCGATCACCGTGTATAAATGGGATTACACGAATCCCCAAGGTCTCCAGGACGCCTTCGACCTGGGCTGCGAGGACGGCGAGCGCTTTCTTAGGTATTCGTGA
- the gspF gene encoding type II secretion system inner membrane protein GspF has translation MPVYEYNALNTKGKNLKGIIDADSIALARQKLRERALYPVELRETSAKVRPGGALSRSAGNLFRRVGLREVSVMTRQLATLLDAGLPLVPSLTVLISQTVNPQLKKTLAQVKEEVNEGNSLAQSISHYPGVFSPFFVNMVRAGEASGALNVVLKRLADFNESRQALQGRIRAALTYPIFMFIIGSLVVFFLTTFIVPQITEIFRDMNQTLPGITVFLITVSGILRSFWLLILLFMCAAIFSLHHLFTKTSRGRYLWDRIKLRTPFVGGLIHRMAIARFGRTLGTLLQSGVPLLNALAIVKNVVSNELIADVIQDAGKDVEEGQGLAATLSKSSLIPPLAVQMIAVGEQTGNLEEMLFRLSDSYEREVESNIMVITSLLEPVMILVMGLMVAFIVVSILLPIFEMNQLVR, from the coding sequence ATGCCTGTTTATGAATATAATGCCCTGAATACAAAGGGTAAAAATCTCAAAGGGATCATCGATGCGGATAGCATCGCCCTTGCCCGGCAGAAACTGAGGGAGCGGGCACTCTATCCCGTTGAACTGCGTGAAACTTCGGCGAAGGTGCGGCCCGGCGGGGCCCTTTCCCGGTCGGCGGGGAACCTGTTCCGGCGGGTGGGGCTGCGGGAAGTGTCCGTTATGACGCGTCAGCTGGCAACGCTCCTCGATGCGGGGCTCCCTCTCGTTCCCTCGCTGACGGTGCTCATATCGCAGACCGTCAACCCCCAGTTGAAAAAAACGTTGGCCCAGGTAAAGGAAGAGGTCAACGAGGGAAACAGCCTGGCCCAGAGCATTTCCCACTATCCCGGTGTTTTTTCCCCCTTTTTCGTTAATATGGTACGTGCCGGCGAGGCGTCGGGGGCGTTGAATGTCGTCCTGAAGCGCCTTGCCGATTTCAACGAAAGCCGGCAGGCATTGCAGGGAAGGATACGCGCGGCCCTGACCTACCCGATCTTCATGTTCATCATTGGAAGCCTCGTCGTATTTTTCCTGACCACCTTCATCGTGCCTCAGATCACGGAGATATTCCGTGACATGAACCAGACCCTTCCGGGAATCACCGTCTTCCTGATAACGGTCAGTGGGATTCTCCGCTCTTTCTGGCTGCTTATCCTGCTCTTCATGTGCGCGGCGATCTTCTCACTTCATCACCTCTTTACAAAAACGTCGCGGGGGCGATATCTCTGGGACAGGATCAAGCTGAGAACGCCCTTTGTGGGTGGTCTCATACACAGAATGGCCATAGCACGCTTCGGCAGGACCCTGGGAACGCTTCTCCAGAGCGGGGTGCCCCTGCTGAACGCCCTTGCCATCGTAAAGAACGTGGTGAGCAATGAGCTTATCGCCGATGTGATACAGGACGCGGGAAAAGATGTCGAGGAAGGCCAGGGGCTGGCGGCGACCCTGTCGAAAAGCTCCCTTATCCCCCCCCTGGCGGTCCAGATGATCGCCGTCGGGGAGCAGACCGGAAACCTGGAGGAGATGCTTTTCAGGCTTTCCGACAGTTATGAACGGGAGGTCGAATCGAACATCATGGTCATCACATCGCTGCTTGAGCCCGTCATGATCCTGGTGATGGGCCTTATGGTCGCTTTTATCGTCGTATCCATACTGCTGCCGATTTTTGAGATGAACCAACTGGTTCGATAG
- the gspG gene encoding type II secretion system major pseudopilin GspG, which yields MRKKLDDRGFTLIELMVVIVILGILAGLIVPRIMGRPEEARQAKARIQIESIETALKLYKLDNGNYPTTEQGLRALVEAPEVGALARNWREGGYLEKGNVPKDPWGNEYVYLSPGSHGDYDIMSYGADGELGGEDKNRDITSWEIE from the coding sequence ATGAGAAAGAAACTTGACGACAGGGGATTTACCCTGATCGAACTGATGGTGGTGATCGTCATCCTGGGGATACTGGCGGGACTGATCGTGCCCCGTATCATGGGGCGTCCTGAGGAAGCCCGGCAGGCGAAAGCCCGGATTCAGATAGAGAGCATTGAAACGGCACTCAAGCTCTACAAGCTGGACAACGGGAATTATCCCACAACGGAACAGGGATTGCGGGCCCTGGTGGAGGCGCCGGAAGTGGGAGCTCTCGCGCGGAACTGGCGTGAGGGAGGCTATCTGGAGAAGGGGAACGTTCCGAAAGACCCCTGGGGCAATGAGTATGTGTACCTCTCTCCGGGAAGCCACGGTGATTATGACATCATGTCTTACGGTGCCGACGGGGAGCTTGGTGGTGAGGACAAGAACCGCGATATTACAAGCTGGGAGATTGAATAA
- a CDS encoding prepilin-type N-terminal cleavage/methylation domain-containing protein — protein sequence MTSCLTVPTGSLVVRTRTAILQAGRLNNRGFTLVELTVVIFLIGLMFIVAIPRIGDTLLSDDLKTTVNHLNRTARELRNEAVRSQVNQLLNLDLHEGLIYVTSEDMTPEARYEMRKRAYLLPQGVTITDVSRPGKERVINGETAVIFFKGGFVQPTVIHIARGDERFTLVFSPFLKDIKVYDKLIELDEAYE from the coding sequence ATGACATCATGTCTTACGGTGCCGACGGGGAGCTTGGTGGTGAGGACAAGAACCGCGATATTACAAGCTGGGAGATTGAATAACCGGGGGTTTACCCTCGTTGAACTGACGGTGGTCATCTTTCTCATCGGGCTCATGTTCATCGTGGCCATCCCCCGTATCGGAGACACCCTGCTCAGTGATGATCTGAAAACGACCGTTAATCATCTGAACCGGACCGCCCGGGAGCTGCGGAACGAAGCCGTCAGGAGCCAGGTCAACCAACTGCTGAACCTGGACCTTCATGAAGGCCTCATATATGTGACCAGCGAAGACATGACCCCCGAGGCCCGGTATGAAATGAGAAAACGGGCCTATCTCCTTCCCCAGGGCGTTACCATTACCGATGTCTCGAGACCCGGCAAGGAGCGTGTCATCAACGGTGAGACGGCCGTGATCTTCTTCAAGGGCGGATTCGTCCAGCCCACGGTTATTCATATCGCCCGCGGCGACGAGCGCTTCACCCTCGTCTTCAGCCCGTTCCTCAAGGATATCAAGGTGTATGACAAGTTGATCGAACTTGATGAGGCATATGAGTGA
- a CDS encoding CPBP family intramembrane metalloprotease, translating into MDTKGIDGKTLILSVMAVMAVEAVVRSAPCGDWRHPLCVLGLARAIETALILSTLIFGGSGLGVLNLSGNTFFRGIGRGIIWSVGFGLAAAALAGVLHLQGASLTDLIRTTLPRKTGTLFLFIAVGGFLGPLVEELFFRGIIYGFCRRWGTAAALIISTSLFAAAHAHGSSFPLTQVIGGVLFAAAYEIEKDLTVPITIHVLGNLAIFGMSFLFS; encoded by the coding sequence ATGGACACAAAAGGAATCGATGGAAAAACACTGATACTGTCGGTAATGGCGGTCATGGCCGTTGAAGCGGTGGTGCGGAGCGCACCATGCGGTGACTGGCGGCATCCTCTGTGTGTTCTCGGCCTGGCCCGCGCCATCGAAACCGCCCTGATCCTTTCCACTCTGATCTTCGGAGGATCGGGTCTCGGGGTGCTCAATCTGTCCGGGAACACCTTTTTCCGGGGCATCGGTCGCGGTATCATCTGGTCCGTCGGATTCGGCCTCGCCGCCGCCGCTCTTGCCGGTGTCCTTCATCTTCAGGGAGCATCTCTCACGGACCTCATCAGAACCACTCTTCCCCGGAAGACGGGAACACTCTTTCTCTTCATCGCGGTGGGAGGTTTTCTCGGCCCCCTGGTTGAGGAACTCTTCTTTCGGGGGATTATCTACGGGTTCTGTCGAAGATGGGGGACGGCGGCGGCCCTCATCATCAGCACCAGTCTCTTCGCCGCCGCCCACGCCCACGGCTCGTCGTTTCCCCTTACGCAGGTCATCGGCGGGGTCCTCTTCGCCGCCGCCTACGAGATCGAAAAGGACCTGACGGTCCCCATTACCATCCATGTCCTGGGGAACCTGGCTATCTTCGGGATGTCCTTTCTGTTTTCGTGA
- a CDS encoding HEAT repeat domain-containing protein, translated as MNKYLATVKIFLLGLGLSQVIATFQLYLSNVKLQEKLTILRDLGYFIIPTERIAAHLNAIGPAFWGGFFFTLTLGTGLTLLGYAAGRIRSHCLRNRRICDCITGALWLAASVAVYLDGYSIIATSYFVIVPPAVFFATLRLASQQPSLKQELIPLIPLILLAMIWLTLLDRSLFLNIRDGMLLSNPAGIAINDLYYDYTLYPAEVIKPLQKKTLKTVSLENVPDGTLKDSIDGALRRHDYLDIGGEEGADLVITEKTGKLLFEHRGRLLLETGTDEFLKGPGIVLKEFSSLNDRYRLFRRFTFFSLLVGLPILIYGFVFVLVRFPLSFFLSDAKASIVAAALCFILGVVVFFPVYGGVRTTLSSATLAQALTSNDIHERIAALKRIQSRRLDIGTFPSYERSLTSPSVPERYWLAVALGLSHRRETYADLLRLLNDPHPNVVCKALEGLGVRDGKGAVETIIHTIKSSDHWYCQWYGYRALRDLGWTQKESMEKH; from the coding sequence ATGAACAAATACCTTGCAACGGTGAAAATATTTCTCCTCGGTCTCGGTCTGAGCCAGGTTATCGCCACTTTTCAGTTGTATCTTTCGAACGTGAAGCTTCAGGAAAAGCTTACCATCCTCCGGGACCTCGGCTATTTCATAATCCCCACGGAACGGATCGCGGCTCACCTGAATGCCATCGGGCCCGCCTTCTGGGGCGGGTTCTTTTTCACGCTCACCCTCGGTACGGGACTGACCCTGCTGGGATACGCCGCGGGACGCATCCGCTCGCACTGCCTGCGTAATCGCCGGATATGCGACTGTATCACGGGCGCCCTCTGGCTGGCCGCCTCGGTGGCCGTCTACCTCGATGGATATTCCATCATCGCCACGTCCTATTTCGTTATCGTTCCGCCGGCGGTCTTTTTCGCCACCCTTCGCCTGGCTTCACAACAGCCATCGCTGAAACAGGAACTGATACCTCTTATTCCCCTGATATTGCTGGCGATGATCTGGCTCACGCTCCTGGACCGCTCCCTCTTTCTGAATATCCGGGACGGAATGCTCCTGTCGAATCCGGCGGGAATCGCGATCAACGATCTCTATTACGACTACACGCTGTACCCTGCGGAGGTTATCAAACCGCTTCAAAAGAAAACCCTGAAGACGGTTTCGCTGGAAAACGTTCCCGACGGCACCTTGAAGGATTCCATAGACGGGGCCCTGCGCCGCCATGACTATCTCGATATCGGCGGCGAGGAAGGCGCCGACCTTGTCATCACCGAAAAAACGGGGAAACTTCTATTTGAACACCGTGGGCGGCTGCTTCTTGAAACAGGCACCGATGAATTTCTCAAGGGCCCGGGCATTGTTCTGAAGGAGTTTTCATCCCTCAACGACCGGTACCGGCTCTTTCGCCGCTTCACCTTTTTCTCTCTGCTCGTCGGCCTTCCCATCCTTATCTACGGATTCGTCTTTGTCCTGGTCCGGTTCCCCCTGTCCTTTTTTCTGAGCGATGCAAAAGCATCCATAGTCGCAGCCGCCCTTTGCTTCATCCTGGGTGTCGTCGTTTTTTTTCCGGTGTACGGCGGAGTACGGACCACCCTTTCAAGCGCCACCCTGGCGCAGGCCCTGACATCGAACGACATCCACGAACGCATCGCCGCCTTGAAACGGATACAGTCGCGACGCCTCGACATAGGGACCTTCCCTTCCTATGAAAGATCGCTGACAAGCCCCTCTGTCCCCGAACGGTACTGGCTCGCCGTGGCCCTCGGGCTCAGCCACCGAAGGGAGACATATGCCGACCTGCTCAGGCTTCTCAACGACCCTCATCCCAACGTGGTCTGCAAGGCCCTGGAAGGGCTGGGCGTTCGGGACGGAAAAGGCGCGGTGGAAACGATAATCCATACGATCAAGTCCTCCGATCACTGGTACTGCCAGTGGTATGGATACAGAGCATTGCGGGACCTGGGATGGACACAAAAGGAATCGATGGAAAAACACTGA
- a CDS encoding peptidylprolyl isomerase, with product MSGKRILGIVLCFPVVFMLCALLPAPASAADKAEPNALVKIGDSVITEADLEQRIASFPDRVKQRYQGENGRRQLLEKLVELKIFSLEARAEKLDQDKDVKVRMEDAADSVLAQEYVQKKGLVDPQITEKEIEEYYEKNKAEFLRPALVKARQILIKAGPKVSAEEISAGEKKARKIVEELKAGGDFTALAKQYSDDERSRSRGGAMGYVTKNNIPSELWNVAWSLKEGTVSDPVKTEDGFHIIAVEEKQPERELSLQEAEKKIRSTLETLKKHSMMEQEKGHLMKKYAVEFLAPASMGASKSGGKELKKKFKIKTD from the coding sequence ATGTCAGGAAAAAGAATTTTGGGTATCGTTCTCTGTTTTCCGGTTGTTTTCATGCTCTGTGCGCTCCTGCCGGCACCGGCGTCGGCGGCCGATAAGGCGGAGCCGAATGCGCTCGTAAAGATCGGTGATTCGGTCATAACCGAAGCGGATCTCGAGCAGCGTATCGCTTCGTTCCCGGACAGGGTGAAACAGCGCTATCAGGGAGAGAACGGAAGAAGACAGTTGCTGGAAAAGCTGGTGGAGTTGAAGATATTCTCCCTTGAAGCGCGGGCGGAAAAACTGGACCAGGATAAGGATGTCAAGGTACGTATGGAAGATGCCGCGGACAGTGTCCTTGCCCAGGAATACGTTCAGAAAAAAGGGTTGGTTGATCCGCAGATCACCGAAAAAGAGATAGAGGAATATTATGAGAAGAACAAGGCCGAGTTCTTGCGGCCCGCCCTGGTGAAGGCACGCCAGATATTGATCAAAGCGGGTCCCAAGGTCTCCGCTGAAGAGATATCGGCCGGCGAGAAGAAAGCACGGAAGATCGTGGAAGAACTGAAAGCGGGAGGGGATTTCACAGCGCTGGCGAAGCAATATTCCGATGACGAGCGGTCGAGGTCACGGGGGGGCGCCATGGGATATGTGACGAAGAACAATATTCCCTCCGAGCTCTGGAACGTGGCCTGGTCCCTGAAGGAAGGAACGGTCAGTGACCCTGTAAAAACGGAAGATGGGTTCCATATCATAGCGGTTGAAGAAAAACAGCCTGAGCGCGAACTTTCCCTTCAGGAGGCGGAAAAGAAGATACGGTCCACCCTTGAAACACTGAAAAAGCATTCCATGATGGAGCAGGAAAAGGGTCACCTCATGAAAAAATATGCCGTCGAATTCCTCGCGCCCGCATCGATGGGAGCGTCAAAATCAGGCGGAAAAGAATTGAAAAAGAAGTTCAAGATCAAGACGGACTGA
- a CDS encoding prepilin-type N-terminal cleavage/methylation domain-containing protein: MKILHRFPFNFRRGFTLLEVMLAMAVLAIALVAVFQSQSQSISMAGISRFYTTAPLLAQSKMAETEAMPVADIVSEDGDFGEDFPQYAWQVTVAETGFEFLKRIEVTVTGAMMNSNNTYQLTMYRFTGQ; encoded by the coding sequence ATGAAAATCCTTCATCGATTCCCTTTCAATTTCCGGCGGGGGTTTACCCTGCTTGAAGTAATGCTGGCGATGGCCGTCCTGGCCATCGCCCTCGTCGCTGTTTTTCAGTCCCAGTCGCAGAGCATCTCCATGGCGGGCATATCGAGATTTTACACGACAGCGCCCCTTCTCGCCCAGAGCAAGATGGCCGAAACGGAGGCAATGCCGGTTGCCGATATCGTCAGCGAAGACGGTGATTTTGGAGAAGACTTTCCCCAGTATGCCTGGCAGGTCACCGTTGCCGAGACGGGATTTGAGTTTCTAAAGCGGATAGAGGTGACGGTGACGGGCGCCATGATGAATTCAAACAATACTTATCAGTTGACCATGTACCGGTTCACGGGCCAGTGA